The window aagcaaaagcCACGGACATGCCTTTCGCGGAAGCAAATCAGTGCTTCTCACGgaagcaaaaagaaaaaagaaaatgcATTTTTTTCTTTTCCGAGAGGCATGACCGTACCTCTCGCGGAAACAAATCCGtacctctcgcggaagcaaaaagaaaaaagaaaacactttttttttcttttttaagAAGCACGGTCATACCTCTCGCAGAAGCAAGAAAAAATCtcatattttttcttttctgagaGGCACGATCGTGCCTCTCGCAGAAACAAATCcatgcctctcgtggaagcaaaaagaaaaaagaaaacacaTATTGTTTTCTTTTCTAAAAGGCATGGCCgtcctctcgcggaagcaaaataAACGCGCTTTTTTGCGTATTTTTTCCTGATTTTTTTCCTCTCGAAACCGAAACCCATATAACCCCAACTGATCAGGGCCGAGCCAAACGAGAAAGGAATACCCAAGGCCCTACGTGCTCTGGACTTGTGGTTTGGTGCGCCGAGCCGTCGAACcttttctgtttttgttttttgcGACGGAGCCGTTGAGCCTGGGAGAGGGGAGTGGAAGGGGAAGGGGAAGGGGAGGGATGGGACAGGGGGAGAACCGGAGAAGAACTGGGTACGTACCCCCAGGATTTATACCGGGAGGCGGGCGCGATCATCAGCCCCAGCAATCCCGAACCCCAGATCGGCACTTTCGCCGCGATGAAGTTCTCCGGCCCCCGGTGCGGCTCCGGCAAGCCCAAGCGCAAGCGCAAGCCCTCCTCCGTGCGGCGCTCGCTGGAGTACCCCTGCGTGTCGCGgctccgtcgccgccgcctcctcgccttCCTCTCGCGCCACGGCTTCAGCTCCACCTTCCAAGCGTACGTACCAGTACCATCACCACGCCTAAATCCCCTCGGCTTCCTCTCGTCGCTCTGATAAGATCAATCCTCTGCACTTGCACGCGGCGCTTGATTCAGGCTGCTCCAGGAGACGGCCGTGTTCTTCAGCGTGGAGCGCCTGCAGCGCCTGGCGAGGCAGGGCCGTTGGGACGACGCCATCAAGTACGTCGTCCGCTTCGTGCCCAAGGTCGACGCCATGCTCGGCGAGGAGGGGAGGCTCCTCTTCAGCTTCGTCAATCTGCACAAGACCATCCACTCCATCTCCATCCGCACGCCGCACGGCGCCATTATGACCGAGTTTTACGAGCGCGACCTCAGCAAGTATCCCAACGCCCCCTCCGGCGCCGTCAGGCGCACCCGCTTGCTCTCGGCCTTCCACCGCAACGAGAGGCTCAGGTGACTGGGTTTCTTTTTCTACCGTGTTCCATTATTCTGAGGGGTTCTGCATGCAAGTAGGAGTACGTGTGAGCGTGTAGCATGGATAAATCTTCAGGTTTTGAACATCTCTTCCTCTGATACAGGGCCGCCATCGACTGGCAGCTCGTGAGGAACAGGGCTGCGGAGATCGCCAAGGATTTGATCGCCAAGACCCCCGAGTTCAGTGACCTGCTGCGGTTGCCCAGCTGCCGAGATAAGCCACACAACATTCTCCCTATTCGATCCTGCAGCGGGTATATACGCTGCTTCTTCCTAGTACTGAAATCCGAAACCCAGTAAAGTGTGCGATTGGTTTTAAGTTTTGCCGGCCACTGTTCTGACTTCATAATCTCTAGTTCTCTTCGGAGGCGTCACAGGAAGGAAGGAGGACGAATTGCAGCTTCCGATCTTACCAAATTCTACCTCCGGAAGAAGAGGAGGTACTACTCTCTGGTTCCCATGTCTCTGGTTTCTAGACATCCAGACACTGATGCAATGTGATTTGCTTTGTCCAGCCTGCTGCCATCTTCAAGTCACTTTGAGCTGGGGACTTCTTCAGGTATATTGTTCGACAGCAACTTATGATCTTCCTTACATTCATCTTATACTGCATGATTAAACAACATGGTTCGTGATTATAGGCATTCCATGTTTACCAGTATCAGGGCTATCATGCAAGGCATCAGCCTTGTTGGCAGATATTCTCGGTAAACTTCTCTAATTTCCCCGTGTCTTCCTGTTGTTAACTTCCTACATTTGTATGGTGTTCTTTATCGAAAAATAGTGGTTCTAACTTCTTTTAATATCCAGATGAATCTGTAAAAGCTGGCCTGTGCCGGGTCGTTCAAGATGGGCATCCTTTTGAAGATTCCTGCAGTGAAGGTAACTGtgcatttatttatttttgctccaAGATATCACACACTGGAGAACAAATGGGGTTCAGGACTGACGAGACCCCAAACTGCCCAACACACCCTACCACAGCACACGGAAAACGCAAGCCAGAGTCATCGGCATCTTGTAACCTTGGAGTGATGGAGGTCTCCAGCTACACCAGGTACAAGCGAGCGCGGCGCTCACCGGAGTACCCCTGCGTGTCGcggctccgccaccgccgccttcTCGCCTTCCTCCAGCGCGGCAGCAGCTTTTTCTCCACCTTCAACGCGTAGGAAGACCGCTCCTGAATTAATTTCCAGAGTTTCTTGCTTGCTAACGCATGCCTGCATGGTTCTGAATTCTCATCCATCCTTTGCACGTACGTACGTCCATTCAGGTTTGTCCAGGAGACGAGCGTCTTCTTCAGCGTCGCCCACCTGAAGCACCTCGTGTTCCTGGGCCAGTGGGACGACGCCATCAACTATGTTCACCGCTTTGCACCGTCCGTCGAAATGCTTGGCTACGTGGGTCATCTCCTCCTCAACGTCCTCCACACGCTCAAAGTCCTCAACCGCATGGCCACTGGCAGCCCGCGTGGAGTTCTGCTGGTGGAGGTGGAGCATTGTTTTAGCAGCCTCAGAAAGTACCCCGACTCTCACCTCGACGCCGTGAAACTCAACAAGATGTTTCTGGCCATGCACCGCAGCAAGCAGCTTCGGTGATTGATTCATATCTACTTCTATATCAGTTGACATGATTCTGCATCCAGTGTAGCATTATTTTCAAGTTCTGAACATCTCTTGCTGTAATGCAATACAGGGCCTCCATCAGCTGGCATCATGTAAGGTACAAGGCTGCGGAGATTGTCCAGGGTTTGATCGCCAAGACTTCCGAGTTCAATGACCTGCTGCGGTTGCCCGACTGCCGAGACAGGCCACACGACATTCTCCCCATTGGATCCTGGTATGCTCCTCCTATTTTGAATCTCCAATCATGTTCTGAATCCGATCAATCTAAGTCATCACACCTTGCTCAATTTCGACAAGTGTGTGATTGGTTTTCAGTTCCAGTTATAAGTGATGTTTATATAATCTTTATTAGTTCTTCCCGGAGGCATCACATCAAGGAAAGAAGCCGAATTCCAGCTGCTGATCTTGCCAGATTCTACCTTCAGAAGAAGAGGAGGTACAGTAAAACTAAAGGATTGTACAGTTTGCTGTCTCTGGTTTTTAGCATTCAGATATTGTATGCTCTTTGCTTTATCCAGCCTGCCATCTTCAAGTCAATGTGAGGGAACATCTTTAGGTATGATGCTCGATAGTATCGTATTATCTGACTTGCAGACGTACTATGGTACATGATTTATCAATACAGTTTTGTAATTATAAGTATCCTTTTTCAGTGTCAGGGGAACCATGTAAGGCATCATTATCAACTTGGCTGGTGGACATTGTTGGTAAACTTTTTTTCCCTTCCTCTTGCCCATTGTTAATTTCTTCTTTCAGTTACAAGACTACTCCCTCCGATCCGATTTGTTTGTGTAGTTCgcttttttctctctctctcccaatTGTGTGTTCATAGTGGCTGGAACTTTTAAATCTCCAGATGAATCTGTGAAAGCTGGTATACGCCGCCGAGCCGTCCGACAAGAGCACCCATTTGAAGATCCCTGCAATGAAGGTAACATATTTTCACAGTTTCCAAAGTAACCCTTTCCACAGCAGTGTCAAATCATTTTGTTATTCAGCGAGCAGGCTCGATCTTTGAAGCACACCACTCACAGGGAAATGCAGGAGCCAGAGATGTTCAAGCTTACATGAAAAGGTCTGTTTTAGTTTTTTTAGTAACCTAATTAATCTTTAGTCAATTATTGCTATGCTTGAAAGTATGTTCCCTAAGTTATTATCCTTGGTACCTTTCCTGTAAAATCTGTGATCTTGACCTGAAGATGGGCTAGTTTCTTCTTTCCCCTAGTGACATGGAAAAGTTACATTCCACCCCCTGAAGGCAAACAAATATGTTTTTTTACCAATGCTTTTACTAGATTTGATGATGCGTCATAGAGGTAAAGGAAAAATGTGTGATGTGTCATAGTCAACCACATCAACGTTAACATAAATATTACTAATTCCAGTTGACTGAAGATTATCCGTTCCAACAGTTTCAGTTCCTTCACCTGACCACCTCTGAATATTGTGAAAGAAAAATGACTAACCTTgcctctcttttttttttttgccACAGCTTGGTACAAGCAGTGGGACTGCAACTCTCTCATTAAAGTGCTGAGCTTCTGGACTTCTGGTCGAGTGGTGGTCACGGTGTTTCCACTTGTGCTTCTCAGTCGCAGCTGAGGGACTTCTAATTTGCGGTGGCCAATTGTTAGATTATTAGCTTGAGTAATGTTAGTCGGATGCTTGATCTGTAAAAATGTTACTACTgttatgtggtcatgcttgtggGTGCAGACTACCTTGTTAAGGACGCTTTTGTACTGAGTCCAGCTTGATGTGTTAAAACTGCTACTACTATGTCATCATGCTTATGGGTGTAGATTACCTTATTAGAAACGCTTTTGTATATCCTCAAAATGTTTGTCACACAAACTGCCAAACCAATCCAACATGTTTGTGCCATTATGGCTGGTGACAACCTGAGGGTATCTTGCCCTTCTAAATTTAACTCCCTATGAGCTTAATCCAAAGAAATTTTTTAGGTATCTTATTTTAACTTAGAAaatatatctatatctataccctatatagtgtgcgaataattttgaaagatggtcgttggatgaagccaatccgacggtgcagagatggcaaatccgagcgcTGCCGTTGGATATCAtttacattccaccagattctgcc is drawn from Triticum urartu cultivar G1812 unplaced genomic scaffold, Tu2.1 TuUngrouped_contig_9453, whole genome shotgun sequence and contains these coding sequences:
- the LOC125532237 gene encoding uncharacterized protein LOC125532237 isoform X2, whose translation is MEVSSYTRYKRARRSPEYPCVSRLRHRRLLAFLQRGSSFFSTFNAFVQETSVFFSVAHLKHLVFLGQWDDAINYVHRFAPSVEMLGYVGHLLLNVLHTLKVLNRMATGSPRGVLLVEVEHCFSSLRKYPDSHLDAVKLNKMFLAMHRSKQLRASISWHHVRYKAAEIVQGLIAKTSEFNDLLRLPDCRDRPHDILPIGSCSSRRHHIKERSRIPAADLARFYLQKKRSLPSSSQCEGTSLVSGEPCKASLSTWLVDIVDESVKAGIRRRAVRQEHPFEDPCNEASRLDL
- the LOC125532237 gene encoding uncharacterized protein LOC125532237 isoform X1, producing the protein MEVSSYTRYKRARRSPEYPCVSRLRHRRLLAFLQRGSSFFSTFNAFVQETSVFFSVAHLKHLVFLGQWDDAINYVHRFAPSVEMLGYVGHLLLNVLHTLKVLNRMATGSPRGVLLVEVEHCFSSLRKYPDSHLDAVKLNKMFLAMHRSKQLRASISWHHVRYKAAEIVQGLIAKTSEFNDLLRLPDCRDRPHDILPIGSCSSRRHHIKERSRIPAADLARFYLQKKRSLPSSSQCEGTSLVSGEPCKASLSTWLVDIVDESVKAGIRRRAVRQEHPFEDPCNEGNIFSQFPK
- the LOC125532236 gene encoding protein TOPLESS-RELATED PROTEIN 2-like, with product MKFSGPRCGSGKPKRKRKPSSVRRSLEYPCVSRLRRRRLLAFLSRHGFSSTFQALLQETAVFFSVERLQRLARQGRWDDAIKYVVRFVPKVDAMLGEEGRLLFSFVNLHKTIHSISIRTPHGAIMTEFYERDLSKYPNAPSGAVRRTRLLSAFHRNERLRAAIDWQLVRNRAAEIAKDLIAKTPEFSDLLRLPSCRDKPHNILPIRSCSGSLRRRHRKEGGRIAASDLTKFYLRKKRSLLPSSSHFELGTSSGIPCLPVSGLSCKASALLADILGKLL